One segment of Synechococcus sp. A15-24 DNA contains the following:
- a CDS encoding RNA methyltransferase, with protein sequence MALPDQLLLSDLLQHTVRCDLGLDHGPGVMAWIHPPVHRLLGWVSRPSALRMTREVWRLDQCCGLTDQQIYVRGEPAVTDPATLDRLPTLLESDLLARDGERLGAVVDLVFEPSTGEIDHYLVARSDPRLPGSSRWRLTPERIVDHQPGRVITALEGLDDLPMTRASVRQDLLRRTQRWREQLRDMGDRAGDRLEGWLEDPLWDETQRAEPPQPSSQDGPEIWDEEGWRDGRRQRDEDPWV encoded by the coding sequence TTGGCGCTTCCCGACCAGCTTCTGCTCAGTGATCTGCTGCAGCACACCGTGCGCTGCGATCTAGGGCTTGACCATGGCCCCGGTGTAATGGCTTGGATTCATCCACCGGTGCATCGTCTGTTGGGTTGGGTGAGCCGGCCGTCCGCGTTGCGGATGACCCGTGAGGTGTGGCGTCTGGATCAATGCTGTGGTCTCACGGATCAGCAGATCTATGTGCGAGGTGAGCCGGCGGTCACTGATCCAGCCACCTTGGATCGACTGCCGACCCTGCTGGAGTCGGATCTGCTGGCACGTGATGGAGAACGCCTTGGTGCTGTGGTGGACCTGGTGTTTGAGCCATCAACTGGGGAGATCGACCACTATCTGGTGGCCCGCAGCGATCCTCGTCTTCCAGGAAGTTCCCGTTGGCGGCTGACACCGGAACGGATCGTGGACCATCAACCCGGCCGGGTGATCACCGCCTTAGAAGGATTGGATGATCTGCCGATGACGCGCGCCAGTGTTCGCCAGGATCTGTTGCGGCGTACCCAACGCTGGCGCGAGCAGTTGCGTGACATGGGCGATCGGGCTGGGGATCGACTGGAAGGTTGGCTGGAGGATCCTCTCTGGGACGAAACGCAGCGTGCTGAACCGCCACAACCGAGCTCGCAGGACGGTCCTGAAATCTGGGATGAGGAGGGATGGCGGGATGGTCGCCGTCAGCGTGACGAAGATCCCTGGGTGTGA
- the purL gene encoding phosphoribosylformylglycinamidine synthase subunit PurL has protein sequence MSSPAYDVNAALKQEGLKPSDWQEICRRLGREPNRAELGMFGVMWSEHCCYRNSRPLLRGFPTEGPRILVGPGENAGVVDLGEGHRLAFKIESHNHPSAVEPFQGAATGVGGILRDIFTMGARPIALLNALRFGPLEDPVNVGLIEGVVAGIAHYGNCVGVPTVGGEVAFDPSYGGNPLVNAMALGLMETEEIVKSCAQGVGNPVVYVGSTTGRDGMGGASFASAELSADSLDDRPAVQVGDPFLEKGLIEACLEAFSSGDVVAAQDMGAAGLTCSCSEMAAKGGLGVELDLDRVPAREEGMTAYEFLLSESQERMLFVVKAGREEALMQRFRRWGLQAAVVGQVLQEPVVRVLHHGEVAAEVPATALADDTPIEQHELLQEPPADLQELWQWQESQLPALDDPASVLLTLLDDPTIASKRWVHRQYDQQVLANTVVSSGAADAAVVRLRPQQDHGSMNSVQRGVAATVDCPNRWVALDPERGAQAAVAEAARNLSCVGAEPLAITDNLNFPSPETPKGYWQLAMACRGIAEACRALNTPVTGGNVSLYNETRRDDGTLQPIHPTPVVGMVGLVEDIERVVGLGWRQPGDSVLLLGVAPHEQGDDRLGLAGSSYQMLVNGVLAGRPPRVDFELEREVQQLLQQAIAACLLASAHDSSDGGLAVALAESSIASALGVDLKLNGRPEGLARTLFAEGGARVAISVKAECRPQWDQLAAESTVPITELGVVRDGSTFRIHCGDKDVQLSLADLKRAHQEGLPRRIGGEAES, from the coding sequence GTGTCCTCCCCTGCCTACGACGTCAATGCGGCTCTGAAACAGGAAGGTCTGAAACCGTCGGATTGGCAGGAGATCTGTCGGCGGCTTGGACGGGAGCCCAACCGTGCCGAGTTGGGGATGTTCGGGGTGATGTGGTCCGAACACTGCTGCTATCGCAACTCCAGGCCGCTGTTGCGGGGGTTTCCAACGGAAGGTCCCCGAATTTTGGTGGGTCCTGGTGAAAATGCCGGTGTGGTCGACCTGGGGGAAGGCCATCGCTTGGCCTTCAAGATTGAAAGCCACAACCATCCCTCAGCGGTGGAGCCCTTTCAAGGTGCCGCCACCGGCGTCGGCGGCATCCTGCGGGACATCTTCACCATGGGAGCTCGTCCGATCGCGTTGCTGAATGCATTGCGTTTTGGCCCCCTGGAGGACCCCGTCAACGTCGGGCTGATCGAAGGCGTTGTGGCCGGCATCGCCCATTACGGCAATTGCGTTGGTGTGCCCACCGTTGGTGGTGAAGTGGCTTTCGATCCCTCCTACGGGGGGAATCCTCTGGTGAACGCCATGGCGTTGGGTCTGATGGAGACCGAAGAGATCGTCAAGTCCTGCGCCCAGGGGGTGGGGAATCCTGTGGTTTATGTGGGCAGCACCACCGGTCGGGATGGCATGGGCGGCGCCAGCTTCGCCAGTGCTGAACTCAGTGCCGATTCCCTGGATGACCGCCCTGCCGTTCAGGTTGGCGATCCCTTCCTGGAAAAAGGGTTGATCGAGGCCTGTCTGGAGGCATTTTCCAGTGGTGATGTGGTGGCTGCTCAGGACATGGGGGCTGCCGGACTCACCTGCAGCTGTTCGGAAATGGCGGCCAAAGGTGGTCTGGGGGTTGAGCTCGACCTCGATCGGGTTCCGGCCCGCGAAGAAGGCATGACGGCCTACGAATTTCTGCTCTCGGAGTCCCAGGAGCGGATGTTGTTTGTGGTGAAGGCCGGCCGTGAAGAAGCGCTGATGCAGCGCTTCCGACGCTGGGGTCTGCAGGCCGCTGTGGTGGGTCAGGTCCTGCAGGAACCCGTGGTGCGCGTGCTGCATCACGGCGAGGTGGCCGCTGAGGTGCCGGCCACCGCTTTGGCGGATGACACGCCCATTGAGCAGCACGAGCTGTTGCAGGAGCCTCCTGCGGATCTTCAGGAGCTTTGGCAATGGCAGGAGAGTCAGCTCCCTGCTTTGGACGACCCTGCAAGCGTTCTGTTGACCTTGCTTGATGATCCGACCATCGCCAGCAAGCGGTGGGTGCATCGCCAGTACGACCAGCAGGTGCTTGCCAATACGGTGGTCTCCTCTGGAGCCGCGGATGCCGCTGTGGTGCGCTTGCGTCCGCAGCAGGACCATGGATCCATGAACTCTGTGCAGCGGGGTGTGGCTGCCACGGTGGATTGCCCCAACCGTTGGGTGGCTTTGGATCCCGAGCGTGGTGCTCAGGCGGCCGTTGCTGAAGCTGCCCGCAACCTGAGTTGCGTCGGTGCAGAACCATTGGCGATCACCGACAACCTCAATTTCCCTTCGCCGGAAACACCCAAGGGGTACTGGCAGCTGGCCATGGCTTGCCGTGGGATCGCGGAGGCCTGCCGTGCTCTGAACACACCGGTCACCGGCGGCAACGTCTCCCTATACAACGAGACCCGCCGTGATGACGGCACGCTTCAACCCATCCATCCGACCCCGGTGGTGGGCATGGTCGGCTTGGTGGAGGACATCGAGCGGGTGGTTGGTCTGGGTTGGCGACAACCCGGCGATTCGGTGTTGTTGCTGGGCGTAGCACCGCATGAACAGGGGGATGACCGCCTTGGTCTTGCCGGCAGCAGTTATCAGATGCTGGTCAACGGGGTGTTGGCGGGTCGGCCACCACGGGTGGATTTCGAGTTGGAACGTGAGGTTCAGCAGCTGTTGCAGCAGGCCATTGCTGCTTGTTTGTTGGCCTCTGCCCACGACAGCAGCGATGGCGGTCTCGCTGTAGCCCTGGCGGAAAGCAGTATTGCGTCAGCTCTTGGCGTTGACCTGAAGCTCAATGGGCGACCTGAGGGCCTGGCGCGAACGTTGTTTGCTGAAGGTGGTGCCCGGGTGGCGATCTCAGTGAAAGCTGAATGCCGGCCGCAGTGGGATCAGCTTGCGGCTGAGTCGACGGTTCCCATCACTGAGCTCGGTGTGGTGAGAGATGGTTCAACATTCCGGATCCACTGCGGTGACAAGGATGTACAGCTGTCGTTGGCTGATCTGAAGCGGGCCCATCAGGAGGGTTTGCCGCGCCGGATCGGGGGTGAGGCAGAATCCTGA